A region of Vicia villosa cultivar HV-30 ecotype Madison, WI unplaced genomic scaffold, Vvil1.0 ctg.000279F_1_1_2_unsc, whole genome shotgun sequence DNA encodes the following proteins:
- the LOC131626265 gene encoding uncharacterized protein LOC131626265: MINLQRQYPGPWCAIGDYNNVAHANDRMGGNMVVEAEYKDYNDMLGSTGLCEMDSRGSHFTWSNKQSANPIYSRIDRLTANTEWFQDNGSLILNVLNPRISDHAALHLNDPGINKMRKRPFRFTNS, translated from the coding sequence ATGATCAATCTGCAGAGACAATATCCTGGACCCTGGTGTGCAATTGGGGACTACAACAATGTAGCTCATGCCAATGATAGAATGGGTGGTAATATGGTGGTGGAAGCTGAATATAAGGACTATAATGATATGCTGGGTAGTACAGGGCTCTGTGAGATGGATAGCAGAGGAAGTCACTTCACATGGAGCAATAAACAAAGTGCAAACCCTATCTACTCCAGAATTGATAGGCTTACAGCTAACACTGAATGGTTTCAGGATAATGGTAGCCTTATTCTGAATGTTTTGAATCCCCGCATCTCTGATCATGCAGCATTACATCTTAATGATCCTGGCATTAATAAAATGAGGAAAAGGCCTTTCAGATTTACTAATAGCTAG